The DNA region TGGGACGAGAAGCGGCAGACCTTCGCCGACAAGATCCTCAGCACGATCGTCGTCTCCGAGCCGAAGAAGTAGACACAGACGTACGCAGCAGGGCCGGTCGCTCACACGACCGGCCCTGCGCCTATCTCCGCGTGCTCAGTAGGACTTCGGAAGCCCCAGGGTGTGCATGGCGATGTAGTTGAGGATCATCTCCCGACTGACCGGGGCGATCCGGCCCAGACGGGCGGCGACGAGCTGGTTGGCCAGCCCATACTCCACCGTCAGGCCGTTGCCGCCATGGGTGTGGACCGCGGCGTCGGTGGCGTTGCAGGCGACCTCGCCGGCGGCGTACTTGGCCATGTTGGCGTACTCCCCGGCACCGGCGTCGTCGCCGGCGTCGTAGAGGGCGGCGGCCTTCTGCCACAGCAGGCGGGCCTGCTCCAGCTCGATCTTGACCTTCGCCAGCGGGTGCGCGATGCCCTGGTGGGAGCCGATCGGGGCGTCCTTCCAGACCGAGCGGTTGGCGGCGTACTCCACCGCCTTCGCCAGGGCGTAGCGGGCCATCCCGCAGGAGAGCGCGGCGCCCATGATCCGCTCGGGGTTGAGGCCGGCGAAGAGCTGCCAGATGCCGCCGTCCTCGTCACCGACGAGGGCGTCGGCGGGGAGACGTACGTCGTCGATGAAGAGCGTGAACTGCTTCTCCGGCGCCTCCCAGGCCATCGGGATGACCTGCTTGGTGAAGCCCTCCGAGTCGGTCGGGACCACGAAGAGGGCGGGCTTGAGCTTGCCGGTCTTGGCGTCCTCGGTGCGGGCGACGATGAGGACCGAGTCGGCCTCGTCGACGCCCGAGATGAAGGTCTTCTGGCCGTTCAGGACCCACTCGTCGCCGTCGCGCTTGGCGGTGGTGGTGATCTTGTGGGAGTTGGAGCCGGCGTCGGCCTCGGTGATCCCGAAGGCCATCAGCAGGCTGCCGTCCGCGATGGCCGGAAGCCAGCGCTTCTTCTGCTCCTCGGTGCCGCAGCGGCCGATGATGCTGCCGCAGATCGCGGGGCTGACGACCATCATCAGCAGCGGGGCGCCGGCGGTCGCGGCCTCCTCGAGCACGGCGGCCAGGTCGCTCATCCCACCGCCACCGCCGCCGTACTCCTCGGCGATGTTGACGCCGAGGAAGCCGTTGTGGCCCATCTCGAGCCACATCTCGGTCATCTTGCCGCCCTCACGGGCCTGCTTGGCGACGAAGTCGTGACCGTACTTGCCGGCCAGCTTCGCGACCGCCTCGCGCAGCGCGGTCCGCTCCTCGGGCTCTGTGAACGCGGTGGTCATTCTGCCTCCTCTACGACGGCCAGCACCTCGCCGGCGGCGACCTGGGTTCCTGGTGTGACGTTGATCTGGGTGAGTACGCCGCCGGTCGGCGCGGTCACCGTGTGCTGCATCTTCATCGCCTCCAGGACCAGCAGCGGCTGGCCCTCGGT from Nocardioides luteus includes:
- a CDS encoding acyl-CoA dehydrogenase family protein, with translation MTTAFTEPEERTALREAVAKLAGKYGHDFVAKQAREGGKMTEMWLEMGHNGFLGVNIAEEYGGGGGGMSDLAAVLEEAATAGAPLLMMVVSPAICGSIIGRCGTEEQKKRWLPAIADGSLLMAFGITEADAGSNSHKITTTAKRDGDEWVLNGQKTFISGVDEADSVLIVARTEDAKTGKLKPALFVVPTDSEGFTKQVIPMAWEAPEKQFTLFIDDVRLPADALVGDEDGGIWQLFAGLNPERIMGAALSCGMARYALAKAVEYAANRSVWKDAPIGSHQGIAHPLAKVKIELEQARLLWQKAAALYDAGDDAGAGEYANMAKYAAGEVACNATDAAVHTHGGNGLTVEYGLANQLVAARLGRIAPVSREMILNYIAMHTLGLPKSY